ATAACCGCTTCTTAAGGAGGTGTCAAATATAACGCACGAAAGAAAGTAGGCaagtgataaaagaaaaaaaagtaaaaataaaaatcttttagtaaaaaatagaaatttaattggATTAGACTTGGCTGTTTCGTTTCTTCTTTACTTCACTCCGCCACCAGCTCGCCTCCGCTCTGCTCTGTCAGTAAACCCATCAGAACCTCTGCTCCGCTGCGGCCCGTGTAGTGAGAAAGTCACCTCACATCCACCAGTTCTCCGTGAGTGATTGTGCCtcttctagggttttgtttcgTTTCGTGACGCGAGGTCTCAGCTGTCAGCTGTCGTGTAATCCAAAGGGTATGTAATTTTCATTGATTCTGTAATGTTAAGATTGATATATATTTAAGCAAACTCAAGTGTACCCGTGTAAGAAATCTGATATTTTGaaaggcaattttttttttcttcagtgaAATTTTGTATGCAGGTTGTAAGAACTCAgagatttaatattattattctgtTTTAAGTGGAGATTCCGGCAATTAAATTGTTCAAATTGTACATGTACATCATATCTGAAATAATTCCCGTTTCTGTAAATGTGATTAGATTGTGTTGTTGTGTATTGTTCCAGATGAAGGTGAAAAAGCAGAAGAGGCATAGAAAAACTTTGACATTTTACACTACATGCTTTGGTTTTCGGAAGCCTTTCAAGGTTTTATGCGATGGAACATTTGTGCATCACCTTCTTGTGAATAGAATAACCCCGGCTGACATCGCACTTGGCAATATCCTCAGTGCTTCTGTCAAACTCTACACAACCAGGTTGCTCTCTCATTGTGTGTGTTTAAGCTAGATTTATTTCTAATTGGtatgaaatataattgtttattttttattttttggttttggaggttttatttttgttttttatttccctTTGGGGTTTTTGATGGACATGATGCAGGTGTGTTCTGGCTGAGTTGAAACGACTTGGTAGCTCATATTCTGAGAGTCTGGAGAACGCTCATAAACTTATAGTTGCTAGGTAATTACCTCATTGTTCGAGCACTTATGACGTGAGATGCATTGTTTTATTAGCTTTTCtgtttaatgaatatatttctTGCACAATGAATGATAATCGAATCCAAGTAACTGGAACCATTTGgatttatgcttgttttgcaaaGGGTTCACTAAACAAACATGtgattttagattaaatatgtttctgGAACAAACTCGACCCTTGGATTAAATACTCTGAACAATGACTGGACTGGACTAACCAAAATATTTGACACTCGTAATCGTGTTGATGCAAGACTCGATTACATCATTTGTTATTCGATTATATTAGAAtgtattgaaatatattatactataccATCTTAGGTTATCCTTTAGAATTACTTTCctattttctcatttctcttAGGATTGATTATGTCTCTGTATTTCATGATTTGTTTCCTTTAGTGTTCTAGGACTAGTGGTCATATTATCATTGCATTGGAGTATATCACATCATTTAAGTTCATGTCAATTTCATAGTATTTTGTCCTTATCCCTCCCTCCTTCCATACCTAACTAATTAACCAAAGCACCCTAATGTCAAAGGGTAATTGTATACAACCTTTCCCTTGCATATGTAAAGAGGCTGTGTTTGGATTTGTTTCCACAGCCAACTGGTCACCCTTCCCTCCGAAACCCTATTATTTTGACAGACGCAAAGGGAAGGCTTCTTTATTGTCTATCATCTAACCATCAAAATTGGGAGGCCAAATGAGCCAGCTCACTGCTCTATACCAAAAGTTTACTTAAAAGTGCAGGTTGGAGGCCATATTCCATTACCAATCTAGgtctttctttcaaaaactgAGACTTGGGATGTTGACCACCCTCTGCAAAGTGTCAAACTAATTACCCAACTTCAGTCCATAAGACAAATAATTGATGCGGTGCTTCTATGAAAATTTGAATGCAGAAGaatacttattattaattacacTCTTTGGCCACtgtatttttatgtattttaaatttgtccTAAACTGGTCAGGATTAGTACTTGatgttgttttaatattttgagtGCTGGTATTATGTTGAAATGGTCATTACTTTGATATTTACTCTAAACCAATTTGCAGATGTGAGCATGATAAATGTGTGGGTGCCGATGCTTGCATCAAGGAGGCTGTTGGAGAAAAAAACTCTGAACATTTCTTTGTTGCTAGTCAGGACACTGACCTCCGAAAAAAGCTGCAAGAGGTTTGCatcatatattatttgtttgaaaaagtttattCCAATGGTTAGACATGTTTTTCGTTTTAGTATTGTCTTTGTAATCATGGTAAAAACTGTATAACTGTTGAACTACTTTTTGAATGATATTCAACTATAATAGTCTCTCTTATTGGACTTAGAATACATTTATCTTGGTATTAGGTTATTTGTAGCCTCTGACAAGTatctttgaaatttattatcCAGGCAAAACCCTTTTATCTGAAAACCTTGGTTGGTGGGATGGGGTGGATTTGAATTGaacaacaatcaaatattgttGCCTGTGGAATTGTGTCTACggtttgatatatgttattGTATTTGACGAGCCTAGTgtttaattgacaattaaataacaatcttgaagaatttttgtctgtCCAAACTACCAATATGAATTTGAAGCTTCTTGTTAAACCTAAGATTATGACAAGTTTTTGAAAATAGTTGATACATTGAAGTGTGGAAAACAAGACACTATCATGTCTAGTGCATTTGCCTCATCTTTGTATCTTTATATCCcatttcttatcttttattctttttgataCAGATTCAATCATAGAAATGTTCAGTTGATTAATATCTCCTATATTGTGATCCAATTATATATCTCCCATTTCTAATCACATTCAATCAATCCAGTGTAGTTGCATCACCTTGCTTTGTATGAAGCATCTTCCTGCTTGGGTTTATTGATTGGGTCATTTGGAATAGCTATTTCTAATTAGAATGGTTACACAGAAGTTTCTTTAACATCTTGATGCCTTGGCATCTATATAACGTTTTTATGTGCTTCTGTAAATCATAACTTacgatatattatttttatacacttCTATGTGATCTCTGGTTATTGTTGTATAAAGTCAGCTGAAGAACTATAATGCTTTTATAGTGCTGCAAGATGTGCAGAATTGCACGTTCAGACATACTATTCTTTCTAATATGCTTGTATTAGGTACCTGGTGTGCCTCTCATATATGGTCTCAGAAATGCTCTTTTTCTTGAATCCCCATCTGCATTTCAACGGCAATATGTCAAAACTTCTGAAGAAGGACGGTTGCATATGAATGAGAAAGAGTACAAGATATTAAAAGATAGGGTGATGAATAGACTAACCCATGATGAAGCTAACAATTCCATTACTGAAACAATGGAAAATATGGATTCAGGAGATCAGACCATAAATGTTCAGGCAGTAAAAACGAGTACTTTTGCAAGGAACCGGATGCCAATCAAGGATAAACCTCAGTTCAAGAGAAAAAGAGCTAAGGTTATAATTTAAGCTTGTGCTTTATCctaacttcaatttttattaccATACGAAGcttttggaataaaataaaaacagctTTGCTTAGTTTTTAGAATCCTATTATTTTCCCACAAATAGAGCTTTGGTACATTAATTATGCAATGAATTGATTTGTttatcacaaagaaaatatgttttattgaaTTACGTTATGTGCTTGACGAGCATTGTAATTAGAATACAATTCAATCAGGTTCATAATGGCATTCTgctatttgtattttttcatttagaaaaaaGCCTAATCACACAGTCCTAAGAAAACATATGATCAAGATGACTTCATCTATTATTTCCGTTGTGTTCAATTATGTGGTTTTATCACGTATATTAGGCCTGTCACCTTCATGGCATATTTCTTGTAAATGGAAAACAAAGTATTCTCAAGCATTAAGGTTATTTAGGGAAAACTTGACAATATGCAGGCATTAGTTAACAGGAAATCTTAGTGAAATTGATTTAGGAAAGATTGATAACCAAAGTAGTTATTTACGTTAATAACTAGGAAATATTCTTATACTTTATTACTTTTAGTAGTTTATGATTTCCATTaagtaaatgatattttaacaccaattttttacaccattttgacactgcacacgtgtcaaaatatggttggactgtttcaaattaaaaaaactgagacaaggacatatttggaagagaaaaaccaaagttttttttttttaatttaaaatcgtccaacaacattttgacacatgtgcagtgtcaaaatgatgtcaaaaaattggtgttaaaatatcattttcccttCCATTTAGtatttcttgta
This DNA window, taken from Vigna radiata var. radiata cultivar VC1973A chromosome 5, Vradiata_ver6, whole genome shotgun sequence, encodes the following:
- the LOC106759708 gene encoding rRNA-processing protein UTP23 homolog isoform X2, with protein sequence MKVKKQKRHRKTLTFYTTCFGFRKPFKVLCDGTFVHHLLVNRITPADIALGNILSASVKLYTTRCVLAELKRLGSSYSESLENAHKLIVARCEHDKCVGADACIKEAVGEKNSEHFFVASQDTDLRKKLQEVPGVPLIYGLRNALFLESPSAFQRQYVKTSEEGRLHMNEKEYKILKDRVMNRLTHDEANNSITETMENMDSGDQTINVQAVKTSTFARNRMPIKDKPQFKRKRAKDMKGDNAVKRSRKRKRSHKRKMATEGDS
- the LOC106759708 gene encoding rRNA-processing protein UTP23 homolog isoform X1, translated to MKVKKQKRHRKTLTFYTTCFGFRKPFKVLCDGTFVHHLLVNRITPADIALGNILSASVKLYTTRCVLAELKRLGSSYSESLENAHKLIVARCEHDKCVGADACIKEAVGEKNSEHFFVASQDTDLRKKLQEVPGVPLIYGLRNALFLESPSAFQRQYVKTSEEGRLHMNEKEYKILKDRVMNRLTHDEANNSITETMENMDSGDQTINVQAVKTSTFARNRMPIKDKPQFKRKRAKGPNPLSCKKKSKSQNIGLSKDMKGDNAVKRSRKRKRSHKRKMATEGDS